The proteins below come from a single Geobacillus thermoleovorans genomic window:
- the spoIIGA gene encoding sigma-E processing peptidase SpoIIGA → MVVYLDVIWLLNVCFDALLLWLTALMLKRPIVWWRLLAGALIGSLLVILLFTPFSAIAQHPLVKVAVSVLIVWAAFGFKRPRYLLENMLAFYFATFAVGGGMLAVHYVFAHQLSVRQGMLLMHHPGAGDPVSWLFVVIGFPVLWLFSRRRVEAIREKKLRFEYIIEVKIVWDGRPLMLRGLIDSGNQLVDPLTKTPVMVVEQEKAKAVLPEELLGCLSSPMMLASPPERWVHRLRLIPYRAVGSGSQMMAAVKPDRIMLRYENEWLEVAQGLVALSADPLSTDGEYDCIVHPKMVQAGRKLTAS, encoded by the coding sequence TGTGATTTGGCTGTTGAACGTCTGTTTTGACGCGTTGCTTCTTTGGCTGACGGCGCTCATGCTCAAGCGGCCGATCGTCTGGTGGCGTCTGTTGGCTGGGGCGTTGATCGGTTCGCTGCTTGTCATATTGCTGTTTACCCCGTTTTCCGCCATCGCCCAGCACCCGTTGGTAAAAGTAGCTGTTTCCGTGTTGATCGTGTGGGCCGCCTTCGGGTTTAAGCGCCCGCGCTATTTGCTTGAGAATATGCTGGCGTTTTACTTTGCCACGTTCGCCGTCGGCGGCGGCATGCTGGCGGTTCATTATGTTTTCGCGCACCAACTGTCCGTCCGCCAAGGAATGCTTCTCATGCATCATCCCGGAGCGGGCGATCCGGTCAGTTGGCTGTTTGTTGTCATCGGGTTTCCGGTTTTATGGCTTTTTTCTCGCCGAAGGGTGGAGGCGATTCGCGAAAAAAAACTGCGGTTTGAATATATCATTGAGGTCAAGATCGTATGGGACGGGCGGCCGCTTATGCTGCGCGGCTTGATTGACAGCGGCAACCAGCTCGTCGATCCGTTGACAAAAACGCCGGTGATGGTAGTCGAACAGGAAAAAGCAAAGGCCGTGCTTCCTGAGGAGCTACTGGGTTGTCTCAGCTCTCCCATGATGCTGGCTTCCCCGCCGGAGCGGTGGGTCCATCGCCTCCGTCTCATTCCGTACCGTGCGGTCGGCAGCGGTTCACAAATGATGGCGGCGGTTAAGCCAGACCGCATTATGCTGCGGTACGAAAACGAATGGTTGGAAGTAGCGCAAGGGCTTGTGGCGCTAAGCGCTGATCCGCTGTCGACGGATGGGGAGTACGACTGCATCGTCCATCCGAAAATGGTGCAGGCGGGAAGAAAGCTGACCGCTTCGTAG
- the sigE gene encoding RNA polymerase sporulation sigma factor SigE, translated as MRKWKLRFMNWLYKLLAKLGLKADEIYYIGGSEALPPPLTKEEEEQLIARLAAGDDTARSLLIERNLRLVVYIARKFENTGIHIEDLISIGTIGLIKAVNTFNPEKKIKLATYASRCIENEILMYLRRNNKVRAEVSFDEPLNIDWDGNELLLSDVLGTDDDVITKDLEADVDRRLLLNALRQLSDREKQIMELRFGLSGGEEKTQKDVADLLGISQSYISRLEKRIIKRLRKEFNKMM; from the coding sequence ATGAGAAAATGGAAACTTCGCTTCATGAACTGGCTGTATAAGCTTTTGGCCAAGCTTGGCCTGAAGGCGGATGAAATTTATTATATCGGAGGCAGCGAAGCCCTCCCGCCGCCGCTGACAAAAGAAGAAGAGGAGCAGCTGATTGCCAGGCTCGCCGCCGGTGATGACACGGCAAGATCGCTTTTGATCGAACGCAATTTGCGTCTTGTCGTCTACATTGCGCGCAAGTTTGAAAACACCGGCATTCACATTGAAGATTTGATCAGCATTGGAACGATCGGCCTCATTAAGGCGGTCAACACGTTCAACCCAGAGAAGAAGATCAAGCTGGCGACATACGCGTCGCGCTGCATTGAAAACGAAATTTTAATGTATTTGCGCCGCAACAACAAAGTGCGGGCGGAAGTGTCGTTTGATGAACCGCTCAATATCGACTGGGATGGCAACGAGCTGTTGCTTTCCGACGTGTTGGGAACGGATGACGACGTGATTACGAAAGATTTGGAAGCGGATGTCGACCGGCGCTTGCTCTTAAACGCCTTGCGCCAGCTGAGCGACCGCGAGAAGCAAATTATGGAATTGCGTTTTGGCCTCTCCGGCGGCGAAGAAAAGACGCAAAAAGACGTCGCTGATTTGCTCGGTATTTCGCAATCGTACATATCGCGGCTCGAGAAGCGGATCATTAAACGGTTGCGCAAAGAATTCAATAAAATGATGTAG
- the sigG gene encoding RNA polymerase sporulation sigma factor SigG yields MTRNKVEICGVDTSKLPVLKNEEMRELFRRMHEGDLEAREKLVNGNLRLVLSVIQRFNNRGEFVDDLFQVGCIGLMKSIDNFDLNQNVKFSTYAVPMIIGEIRRYLRDNNPIRVSRSLRDIAYKALQVRERLMSETAKEPSTEEIAKELGVAHEEVVFALDAIQDPVSLFEPIYNDGGDPIYVMDQLSDERNRDSQWIEEIALKEGLRRLNEREKMIIRKRFFQGKTQMEVAEEIGISQAQVSRLEKAAIRQMNKNIQV; encoded by the coding sequence TTGACGAGGAACAAAGTCGAGATTTGCGGCGTAGACACTTCGAAGCTTCCCGTCCTCAAAAATGAGGAAATGCGTGAACTGTTTCGACGGATGCATGAGGGGGATTTGGAGGCAAGAGAAAAATTAGTAAACGGCAACTTGCGCCTCGTGTTGAGCGTCATTCAGCGCTTCAACAACCGAGGCGAATTTGTCGATGATTTGTTTCAAGTCGGCTGCATCGGACTTATGAAATCGATTGATAATTTTGACCTCAATCAAAACGTGAAGTTTTCCACTTACGCCGTGCCGATGATCATCGGCGAAATCCGCCGCTATTTGCGCGACAACAACCCGATCCGCGTTTCGCGCTCGCTGCGCGACATCGCCTACAAAGCGTTGCAAGTGCGAGAGCGGCTCATGAGCGAGACGGCGAAAGAACCGTCAACCGAGGAAATTGCCAAAGAACTCGGCGTCGCCCATGAGGAAGTGGTTTTTGCCCTCGATGCCATTCAAGATCCTGTTTCGTTGTTTGAGCCGATTTACAACGACGGCGGCGACCCGATTTATGTGATGGACCAGCTGAGCGATGAGCGCAACCGTGACAGCCAATGGATCGAAGAAATCGCCTTGAAGGAAGGGCTTCGGCGGTTGAATGAGCGGGAAAAAATGATCATCCGTAAACGCTTTTTCCAAGGAAAGACGCAAATGGAAGTGGCCGAGGAAATCGGCATTTCCCAAGCGCAAGTGTCGAGGCTCGAAAAAGCGGCGATCCGGCAAATGAATAAAAACATCCAAGTATGA
- a CDS encoding YlmC/YmxH family sporulation protein, which translates to MMRISEFQTKDVVNVANGKKLGNIGDIDIDLDTGKIRSLIILGAGKMLGLFGREEAVVIPWQNIVKIGADVILVRLHDSD; encoded by the coding sequence GTGATGAGAATTTCCGAATTTCAGACGAAAGATGTCGTCAATGTAGCCAATGGGAAGAAGCTTGGCAATATTGGGGACATTGATATTGATTTAGATACTGGAAAAATCCGCTCGCTCATTATTTTAGGCGCCGGAAAGATGCTCGGGCTGTTCGGCCGCGAAGAGGCGGTCGTCATTCCATGGCAGAACATCGTCAAAATCGGAGCCGATGTTATTTTAGTCCGCCTTCATGATTCCGATTAA
- the pgeF gene encoding peptidoglycan editing factor PgeF, producing the protein MPDIFQQEARGWLRCGAPPFAGAVAGLTTKHGGESKGPFASLNMGLHVGDDRTVVVANRGRLAQWLSFPLERWVCCEQVHGADIRKVTKNERGNGAQDFATAVPGVDGLYTDEAEVLLALCFADCVPIYFVAPSAGLVGLAHAGWRGTAGGIAGHMVRLWQTREHIAPSDIYVAIGPAIGPCCYTVDDRVVDSLRPTIPPESPLPWRETSPGQYALDLKEANRLQLIAAGVPNSHIYVSERCTSCEEALFFSHRRDRGTTGRMLAFIGRREETA; encoded by the coding sequence ATGCCGGACATTTTTCAACAAGAAGCCCGCGGCTGGCTCCGCTGCGGTGCGCCTCCGTTTGCTGGAGCCGTCGCTGGATTGACGACGAAACATGGCGGGGAGAGCAAAGGGCCGTTCGCTTCGCTGAATATGGGGCTGCACGTCGGCGACGATCGCACGGTTGTTGTCGCCAACCGCGGGCGTTTGGCGCAATGGCTCTCATTCCCGCTTGAGCGATGGGTATGTTGTGAACAAGTGCATGGCGCCGACATTCGGAAGGTGACGAAAAACGAACGGGGGAACGGAGCGCAAGATTTCGCCACGGCGGTTCCAGGGGTCGACGGGTTGTATACAGACGAAGCGGAGGTGTTGCTCGCGCTTTGTTTTGCCGATTGTGTGCCCATTTATTTTGTGGCGCCATCTGCTGGGTTAGTCGGCCTTGCTCATGCCGGGTGGCGGGGAACGGCCGGCGGCATCGCTGGTCACATGGTGCGGCTTTGGCAAACGCGCGAACACATCGCGCCGAGCGACATCTATGTTGCCATCGGACCTGCCATCGGTCCGTGCTGTTATACGGTTGACGACCGTGTCGTGGACAGTCTGCGCCCGACGATTCCTCCGGAAAGCCCGTTGCCATGGCGGGAAACAAGCCCAGGGCAATATGCGCTCGACTTAAAGGAAGCCAATCGGCTTCAGTTGATCGCGGCTGGCGTTCCGAACAGCCATATTTATGTGTCAGAACGCTGTACAAGCTGTGAGGAAGCGTTGTTTTTTTCCCATCGCCGCGACCGCGGAACGACTGGAAGGATGTTGGCGTTTATCGGCCGAAGGGAGGAGACGGCATGA
- a CDS encoding YggS family pyridoxal phosphate-dependent enzyme: protein MTVRDNLAAIRREIEAACARVGRDPAGVRIVAVTKYVDAERAMEVLDAGIADLGENRSDQLIEKHARIGNQATWHFIGTLQSRKVKDIIDKVDYIHSLDRLSLAKEIEKRAVRPVKCFVQVNVSGEVTKHGLAPEETIPFIEQLRAFSRIEVVGLMTMAPHTDDEAVLRACFRRLRVLKEHVQAMGMAHAPCTELSMGMSNDYTIAIEEGATFVRIGSALVGSL from the coding sequence ATGACGGTGCGCGACAACTTGGCGGCCATTCGCCGAGAAATCGAGGCGGCCTGCGCTCGCGTCGGCCGCGATCCGGCCGGCGTGCGCATCGTGGCGGTCACTAAATATGTCGATGCCGAGCGGGCGATGGAGGTGCTTGACGCCGGCATTGCCGACCTCGGCGAAAACCGCTCCGACCAATTGATTGAAAAGCATGCACGGATCGGAAATCAAGCGACGTGGCATTTCATTGGGACGCTTCAGTCGCGCAAAGTCAAAGACATTATTGATAAAGTCGATTACATTCATTCACTCGACCGCTTGTCGCTCGCGAAAGAAATTGAAAAACGGGCGGTGCGGCCAGTAAAATGTTTTGTGCAAGTGAACGTGTCGGGGGAAGTGACCAAACACGGGCTCGCCCCCGAAGAAACGATTCCGTTTATTGAACAACTTCGCGCCTTTTCGCGCATCGAAGTCGTCGGATTGATGACGATGGCGCCGCACACGGACGACGAAGCGGTATTGCGCGCTTGCTTCCGCCGATTGCGAGTGCTGAAGGAACACGTTCAGGCGATGGGAATGGCCCATGCGCCATGCACCGAACTGTCAATGGGCATGTCAAACGATTACACGATCGCTATTGAGGAAGGAGCGACGTTTGTGCGCATAGGCAGCGCGCTTGTTGGATCATTGTAG
- a CDS encoding cell division protein SepF, which translates to MGLMKKFRDYFLEEDYEDYEEEYEAPQPEEEALPKTAGKANVVSLQSVQKSAKVVLAEPRVYAEAQEIADHLKSRRAVIVNLQRIQHEQAKRIVDFLSGTVYAIGGDIQQVGTKIFLCTPENVDVSGSISLDGEDDRPMKRW; encoded by the coding sequence ATGGGATTGATGAAAAAATTCCGTGATTATTTTTTAGAAGAAGACTACGAAGACTATGAAGAAGAATATGAGGCGCCACAGCCGGAAGAAGAGGCGCTGCCGAAGACGGCAGGCAAGGCGAACGTCGTCAGCCTGCAAAGCGTGCAAAAATCGGCGAAAGTCGTGCTTGCTGAGCCGAGGGTGTATGCGGAGGCGCAGGAGATCGCCGACCATTTGAAAAGCCGGCGCGCGGTCATCGTCAACTTGCAGCGCATCCAGCATGAGCAGGCGAAGCGGATCGTCGACTTTTTAAGCGGCACGGTGTACGCCATTGGCGGCGACATTCAGCAAGTCGGCACAAAAATTTTTTTATGCACCCCGGAAAACGTCGACGTCAGCGGCTCGATTTCGCTCGACGGCGAGGATGACAGACCGATGAAGAGGTGGTAG
- a CDS encoding YggT family protein → MDYVLTFLTTVIQVYSYALIIYILMSWFPNARETRFGQMLAAICEPYLEPFRRVIPPLGIIDVSPIVAFIVLEFATRGLHALFDILQSQF, encoded by the coding sequence TTGGATTATGTACTCACGTTTTTGACGACAGTGATTCAAGTGTACTCGTATGCGCTGATCATTTATATTTTAATGTCATGGTTTCCCAATGCGCGCGAAACGCGGTTCGGACAGATGTTGGCCGCTATTTGCGAGCCGTATTTAGAGCCGTTTCGGCGGGTCATTCCGCCGCTTGGCATCATTGACGTCTCCCCAATCGTCGCGTTTATCGTTCTTGAATTCGCGACGAGAGGGCTTCACGCCCTGTTCGACATTCTTCAGTCGCAGTTTTAA
- a CDS encoding YlmH family RNA-binding protein, translating to MELYQHFRKEEHPFIDQVLEWKEMVSRQYAPKLTDFLDPREQQIVQSIAGGAEDVRAFFFGGAPFVERKRVFLAPPYIDPEEEDYGIVLFAVRYPAKFVSLEHRDVLGALMSLGLRRGKFGDILIRDGEIQFFVAAEVADYVRLHVETIGKAPVALEPLPLSAAMPLAETWEEGTVTVSSLRLDAVLAQVFRLAREKARALVESGLVKVNWKVVDKPDFLCGPGDVLSARGFGRCKLFSVEGPTKKERWLVQIGRQK from the coding sequence GTGGAGCTGTATCAGCATTTTCGCAAAGAGGAACATCCGTTCATTGATCAAGTGCTCGAGTGGAAGGAGATGGTGAGCCGTCAGTACGCTCCGAAGCTGACCGATTTTCTCGATCCGCGCGAGCAGCAAATCGTGCAAAGCATCGCCGGCGGTGCGGAAGATGTGCGCGCGTTCTTTTTCGGCGGCGCCCCGTTTGTCGAGCGGAAGCGGGTGTTTCTCGCTCCGCCGTATATCGACCCTGAGGAAGAGGATTATGGCATTGTACTGTTTGCCGTCCGCTATCCGGCGAAATTCGTTTCCCTTGAACATCGCGACGTGTTGGGGGCGCTGATGTCGCTTGGCTTGCGGCGCGGCAAGTTTGGCGATATTCTCATTCGGGATGGGGAAATTCAGTTTTTTGTTGCTGCTGAAGTCGCCGACTACGTCCGCTTGCATGTCGAAACGATCGGCAAAGCTCCGGTTGCGCTTGAGCCGCTTCCGTTGTCGGCAGCCATGCCGCTTGCCGAAACGTGGGAGGAAGGAACGGTCACGGTGTCTTCTCTAAGGCTCGATGCTGTGCTCGCTCAGGTGTTTCGCCTTGCGCGCGAGAAAGCGCGTGCGCTTGTTGAAAGCGGGCTTGTCAAAGTCAACTGGAAGGTGGTGGACAAGCCGGATTTCCTCTGCGGACCGGGCGATGTCCTGTCGGCGCGCGGTTTTGGCCGCTGCAAGCTGTTTTCGGTGGAAGGGCCGACGAAAAAAGAGCGCTGGCTCGTTCAGATTGGCCGACAAAAATAA
- a CDS encoding DivIVA domain-containing protein has product MPLTPLDIHNKEFSRGFRGYDEDEVNEFLDQVIKDYEMLIREKKQLEEKVAELTEKLNYFANIEETLNKSILVAQEAAEEVKRNAQKEAKLIIKEAEKNAERIISDALAKSRKIALEIEELKRQSKVFRARFRMLVEAQLDMINSRDWDELMEYEAPDLEEGAREPLSQP; this is encoded by the coding sequence GTGCCGTTGACGCCATTGGATATTCACAACAAGGAATTCAGCCGCGGGTTTCGTGGGTACGATGAAGACGAAGTGAACGAGTTTCTCGATCAAGTCATTAAAGACTATGAAATGCTCATCCGTGAAAAAAAGCAGCTGGAAGAAAAAGTGGCCGAACTGACGGAAAAGCTGAACTACTTTGCGAACATTGAAGAGACGCTCAATAAGTCGATTCTTGTTGCACAGGAAGCAGCGGAAGAAGTGAAGCGGAATGCGCAAAAAGAGGCGAAGCTGATCATTAAAGAGGCGGAAAAAAACGCCGAGCGCATCATCAGCGATGCATTAGCGAAATCGCGGAAAATCGCCCTCGAGATCGAGGAGCTGAAGCGGCAGTCGAAAGTGTTCCGCGCCCGTTTCCGCATGCTTGTCGAGGCCCAGCTCGATATGATCAACAGCCGCGATTGGGACGAGTTGATGGAGTATGAGGCGCCGGATTTGGAAGAAGGGGCGAGAGAACCGCTGTCACAGCCTTGA
- the ileS gene encoding isoleucine--tRNA ligase produces MDYKETLLMPKTDFPMRGNLPKREPEMQKKWEEMDIYRKVQEWTKGRPLFVLHDGPPYANGDIHMGHALNKILKDIIVRYKSMSGYCAPYVPGWDTHGLPIETALAKQGVDRKSMSVAEFRKRCEQYAYEQIDNQRRQFKRLGVRGDWDNPYITLKPEYEAQQIKVFGEMAKKGLIYKGLKPVYWSPSSESALAEAEIEYKDKRSPSIYVAFPVKNGKGVLEGDERIVIWTTTPWTIPANLAIAVHPDLDYHVVDVSGKRYVVAAALAESVAKEIGWDAWSVVKTVKGKELEYVVARHPFYERDSLVVCGEHVTTDAGTGCVHTAPGHGEDDFLVGQKYGLPVLCPVDERGYMTEEAPGFAGMFYEDANKAITQKLEEVGALLKLGFITHSYPHDWRTKQPTIFRATTQWFASIDKIRNELLQAIKETKWIPEWGEIRIHNMVRDRGDWCISRQRAWGVPIPVFYGENGEPIITDETIEHVSNLFRQYGSNVWFEREAKDLLPEGFTHPSSPNGIFTKETDIMDVWFDSGSSHQAVLVERDDLVRPADLYLEGSDQYRGWFNSSLSTAVAVTGKAPYKGVLSHGFVLDGEGRKMSKSLGNVVVPAKVMEQFGADILRLWVASVDYQADVRISDHILKQVSEVYRKIRNTFRFMLGNLFDFDPNQNAVPVGELGEVDRYMLAKLNKLIAKVKKAYDSYDFAAVYHEMNHFCTVELSAFYLDMAKDILYIEAADSRARRAVQTVLYETVVALAKLIAPILPHTADEVWEHIPNRRENVESVQLTDMPEPIAIDGEEALLAKWDAFMDVRDDMLKALENARNEKVIGKSLTASVIVYPKDEARKLLASLDADLRQLLIVSAFSIADEPYDAAPAEAERLDHVAVIVRPAEGETCERCWTVTPAVGQDPSHPTLCPRCAHIVNEHYSA; encoded by the coding sequence ATGGATTACAAAGAAACGCTGCTCATGCCGAAGACCGACTTCCCGATGCGCGGCAACTTGCCGAAGCGGGAGCCGGAAATGCAAAAAAAATGGGAGGAAATGGACATTTACCGGAAAGTGCAGGAGTGGACGAAAGGACGGCCGCTGTTTGTTCTGCATGACGGCCCGCCGTATGCCAACGGCGACATTCATATGGGTCATGCGCTGAACAAAATTTTAAAAGATATCATCGTCCGCTACAAATCCATGAGCGGCTATTGCGCCCCATACGTGCCGGGCTGGGATACGCACGGCTTGCCGATCGAAACGGCCCTTGCCAAGCAAGGAGTTGACCGCAAATCGATGAGCGTCGCCGAGTTCCGCAAGCGGTGCGAGCAATATGCGTATGAACAAATCGACAACCAGCGCCGGCAATTCAAGCGGCTCGGTGTGCGCGGCGACTGGGACAACCCATACATTACGCTCAAACCGGAGTACGAAGCCCAGCAAATTAAAGTGTTTGGCGAAATGGCGAAAAAAGGGCTCATCTACAAAGGGTTGAAGCCGGTCTATTGGTCGCCGTCAAGCGAATCGGCGCTCGCCGAAGCGGAAATCGAATATAAAGACAAGCGCTCGCCGTCGATTTATGTCGCCTTCCCGGTGAAAAACGGCAAAGGCGTGCTTGAGGGCGATGAGCGAATCGTCATTTGGACGACGACGCCGTGGACGATTCCGGCGAACTTGGCGATCGCGGTTCATCCGGATTTGGATTACCATGTTGTCGATGTCAGCGGAAAACGGTATGTCGTCGCCGCCGCCTTGGCGGAATCGGTGGCGAAAGAAATCGGTTGGGACGCATGGTCGGTCGTCAAAACGGTCAAAGGAAAAGAGCTTGAATACGTCGTGGCGAGACATCCGTTTTATGAGCGCGACTCGCTTGTTGTGTGCGGCGAACACGTCACGACCGACGCCGGCACGGGCTGCGTCCATACGGCGCCGGGCCACGGGGAAGACGACTTTCTCGTTGGGCAAAAATATGGGCTTCCGGTCCTTTGTCCGGTTGATGAACGCGGCTACATGACCGAGGAAGCGCCGGGATTTGCCGGGATGTTTTACGAAGACGCCAACAAGGCGATTACACAGAAGCTTGAGGAAGTCGGCGCTTTGTTGAAGCTTGGGTTTATCACCCACTCGTATCCGCACGACTGGCGGACAAAGCAGCCGACGATTTTCCGGGCGACAACGCAATGGTTTGCATCGATCGATAAAATCCGCAACGAGCTGCTTCAAGCGATTAAGGAAACGAAATGGATTCCGGAGTGGGGGGAAATCCGCATCCACAACATGGTGCGCGACCGCGGCGACTGGTGCATTTCCCGCCAACGCGCCTGGGGGGTGCCGATTCCGGTCTTTTACGGCGAAAACGGTGAACCGATCATCACCGATGAGACGATTGAGCATGTGTCGAACCTGTTCCGCCAATACGGGTCGAACGTCTGGTTTGAACGCGAGGCGAAAGACTTGCTGCCGGAAGGATTCACCCATCCGTCGAGCCCGAACGGCATCTTTACGAAAGAAACGGACATTATGGATGTCTGGTTTGACTCCGGTTCGTCGCACCAAGCCGTGTTGGTCGAACGCGACGATCTCGTGCGTCCGGCTGATTTGTATTTGGAAGGCTCCGACCAATACCGCGGCTGGTTCAACTCATCGCTGTCCACCGCCGTTGCCGTCACCGGCAAAGCGCCGTATAAAGGCGTGTTGAGCCACGGCTTTGTCTTGGACGGCGAAGGGCGGAAAATGAGCAAGTCGCTCGGCAACGTCGTCGTGCCGGCGAAAGTGATGGAACAGTTTGGCGCCGACATTTTGCGCCTTTGGGTCGCTTCGGTTGACTACCAAGCGGACGTGCGCATCTCCGACCATATTTTAAAACAAGTGTCGGAAGTGTACCGGAAAATCCGCAACACGTTCCGGTTTATGCTCGGCAACTTGTTCGATTTCGATCCGAACCAAAACGCCGTGCCGGTTGGGGAGCTTGGCGAAGTCGACCGCTATATGCTGGCGAAGTTGAACAAGCTGATCGCCAAAGTGAAAAAGGCCTATGACAGCTACGATTTCGCCGCGGTTTACCATGAGATGAACCATTTCTGCACCGTCGAGCTGAGCGCGTTTTACTTGGATATGGCGAAAGACATTTTGTACATCGAAGCGGCCGACTCGCGCGCCCGCCGCGCCGTGCAGACGGTGCTCTATGAAACGGTCGTCGCGTTGGCGAAGCTCATCGCGCCGATTTTGCCGCATACCGCCGATGAAGTGTGGGAGCATATCCCGAATCGAAGAGAAAACGTCGAAAGCGTCCAGCTCACCGATATGCCGGAGCCGATCGCGATCGACGGCGAAGAAGCGCTGCTGGCGAAATGGGATGCGTTTATGGACGTGCGCGATGACATGTTAAAAGCGCTCGAGAACGCACGCAATGAAAAAGTGATCGGCAAATCGCTGACGGCCAGCGTCATCGTCTACCCGAAAGACGAGGCGCGGAAGCTATTGGCGTCGCTTGATGCCGACTTGCGCCAGCTTCTCATCGTTTCCGCCTTTTCGATCGCCGATGAGCCGTATGACGCCGCGCCGGCCGAAGCCGAGCGGCTCGACCACGTGGCCGTCATCGTCCGCCCGGCGGAAGGCGAGACGTGCGAGCGGTGCTGGACGGTGACTCCAGCTGTCGGACAAGATCCGTCCCACCCGACGCTTTGCCCGCGCTGCGCGCACATTGTGAACGAACATTATTCCGCATAA
- the lspA gene encoding signal peptidase II, whose product MRRTGGLGTVAYYWIAAAVVILDQWTKWLVVRYMQLGESIPIIDNVLYITSHRNRGAAWGMLEGQFWLFYLITVIVVAAIVIYIRRLKPSERLAGVGLGLMLGGAIGNFLDRVFRKEVVDFIHAYIGTYSFPVFNVADSALTVGVILLFVHMFFFATPEKGNE is encoded by the coding sequence ATGAGAAGGACAGGGGGACTTGGCACGGTGGCATACTATTGGATTGCGGCGGCGGTCGTCATCCTCGATCAATGGACGAAATGGCTTGTCGTCCGCTATATGCAGCTTGGGGAAAGCATCCCGATCATTGACAATGTGCTCTATATTACGTCGCACCGCAATCGCGGCGCGGCGTGGGGCATGCTGGAAGGGCAGTTTTGGCTCTTTTATTTGATTACGGTTATTGTCGTGGCGGCGATCGTGATCTACATCCGCCGCCTGAAGCCTTCTGAACGCCTGGCGGGCGTAGGGCTTGGGCTGATGCTCGGTGGGGCGATTGGCAATTTTCTCGACCGCGTCTTTCGCAAGGAAGTGGTCGATTTCATCCACGCGTACATCGGCACGTACAGTTTTCCGGTGTTCAACGTGGCTGACTCGGCGCTGACGGTCGGCGTCATCTTGCTGTTTGTCCATATGTTTTTTTTCGCGACACCAGAGAAAGGGAATGAGTAG
- a CDS encoding RluA family pseudouridine synthase, which produces MDTITFHIEDEYDGERIDKVIAALNEEWSRSQVQQWIKNGLVTVNGQTVKANYKCEAGDSVAVSPPEPEPLHVEPEPIPLDIYYEDEDVLVVNKPRGMVVHPAPGHMRGTLVNALLAHCRDLSGINGVLRPGIVHRIDKDTSGLLMVAKNDAAHRSLVEQLVNKTVTRRYKAIVHGVIPHDYGTIDAPIGRDKRDRKKMAVTEENGKEAVTHFRVLERFRHYTYVECQLETGRTHQIRVHMKYIGYPLAGDPQYGPKKTLAIDGQALHAGVLGFRHPRSGEYLEFEAPLPPEFAELLDWLRKND; this is translated from the coding sequence ATGGACACGATCACATTTCACATTGAAGACGAATATGACGGCGAACGAATTGATAAAGTGATCGCGGCGTTAAATGAGGAATGGTCGCGTTCCCAAGTGCAGCAATGGATCAAAAACGGGCTTGTGACCGTGAACGGCCAAACGGTGAAGGCGAACTACAAATGCGAGGCGGGCGACTCGGTCGCCGTCTCACCGCCGGAGCCGGAGCCGCTTCATGTCGAGCCGGAGCCGATTCCGCTGGACATTTATTATGAGGATGAGGATGTCCTTGTCGTCAACAAACCGCGCGGCATGGTCGTCCATCCGGCGCCCGGGCATATGCGCGGCACGCTTGTCAACGCGCTTCTCGCCCATTGCCGCGACCTGTCTGGGATCAACGGCGTGCTTCGCCCCGGCATCGTCCATCGGATTGACAAAGACACATCAGGACTATTGATGGTGGCGAAAAACGACGCCGCCCACCGCTCGCTCGTCGAGCAGCTTGTGAACAAAACGGTGACGCGCCGCTACAAGGCGATCGTCCACGGCGTCATTCCACACGATTACGGGACGATCGACGCGCCGATCGGCCGCGACAAGCGCGATCGAAAGAAAATGGCCGTCACCGAGGAAAACGGCAAGGAAGCCGTCACCCATTTCCGCGTGCTCGAGCGGTTTCGCCATTATACGTATGTGGAGTGCCAGCTGGAAACGGGGCGGACGCACCAAATTCGCGTCCATATGAAATACATCGGCTATCCGCTCGCTGGCGACCCGCAATACGGGCCGAAAAAAACGCTCGCCATCGACGGCCAGGCGCTTCACGCCGGGGTGCTCGGCTTCCGTCATCCGAGAAGCGGCGAGTATTTGGAATTCGAAGCGCCGTTGCCGCCGGAGTTTGCCGAGCTGCTTGACTGGCTGCGAAAAAACGATTGA